In the Candidatus Palauibacter scopulicola genome, one interval contains:
- a CDS encoding TraR/DksA family transcriptional regulator, whose product MNAEQRKHIEKRLLEARARATRELGQYDEEFTSSLQGADSDLAAYSFHMADQGTDAMEREKAFLFASKEGRLLYHIDEALRRLYRNPEQFGRCEHCGDEVSFERLDALPHARLCIRCKEKEETGA is encoded by the coding sequence ATGAACGCGGAACAACGGAAACACATCGAGAAGAGGCTGCTCGAGGCCCGGGCGCGCGCGACGCGGGAGCTGGGGCAGTACGACGAAGAGTTCACGAGCTCCCTTCAGGGGGCGGACAGCGACCTGGCCGCGTACAGCTTCCATATGGCGGACCAGGGGACGGACGCCATGGAGCGCGAGAAGGCGTTCCTGTTCGCGAGCAAGGAGGGTCGGCTGCTCTACCACATCGACGAGGCGCTGAGGCGGCTCTACCGGAACCCGGAGCAGTTCGGAAGGTGTGAGCACTGCGGCGACGAGGTCAGCTTCGAGCGGCTCGATGCCCTCCCGCACGCGCGGCTTTGCATCCGGTGCAAGGAAAAGGAAGAGACCGGTGCCTGA
- the ileS gene encoding isoleucine--tRNA ligase yields MAYRPIPESVRGLETEVLARWEEEETFERSLAARAAAPDFVFYEGPPTANAAPGVHHILARTIKDALARYRTMSGYHVPRKAGWDTHGLPVELEVERTLGISGKPDIERYGIRKFNDVCRNNVFRYQDAWERLSRDIGYWLDYGAPYVTYSPEFIESGWWALSEIEKQGLLYRGYRVIPTCPRCGTGLSSHEVAQGYRDVTEPAVYIKFHLVDDPDDARILSWTTTPWTLPGNLGLAVGPDIPYARVRVLPEGADGAMAPARAHDGPGGASPGEVLILARDRVSEVLRHPYEIVGEMRGDELAGRSYLPLFPGAVDRAGSTTAWTVLEADFVTVDEGTGVVHTAVMYGEDDFRLGEAAGLPMQHTVGGDGRFLDAVPGGLAGMHVKDRETERALRDWTVAHDQLYVREMYEHSYPHCWRCDSALLYMARDSWYIRTTAVKSRLLEHNASIDWHPPETGSGRMGEWLQNNIDWALSRERYWGTPLPIWLCSEDCGRREVLGSFAELGRRAGGLPEDFDPHRPGIDGYEWKCGVDACGGTMRRVPEVADAWFDSGSMPYAQWHYPFENRDTFERYFPADYIAEGVDQTRGWFYSLLALSTILFDRAPFRAVVVNDQVLDAKGRKMSKSRGNAVDPRDALDSYGADVTRFYFLSGSNPWVPKRWDPSALRETDRKLFATLRHTYRFFALYANEEGWSHTASAPTPVSDRSDLDRWVLARLDRVARIVGGALDAFDLTAGARAIQEFVLDDVSNWYVRRSRDRFWATQPGAAAASADAFATLHECLATTARLLAPYAPFMSDWLYRALTDDTSVHLADFPEPAGRSEPELEQAMEDVRRLVALGRAAREKAGVRIRQPLRMLHAVLPEGRALADPMAALAMEELNVKKVVSLEDSEDLTRLYAKPRFGVLGPKHGARTPAVAAGIANLDAAALRTLRDGEPLDIEIGDERVRVTPEDLVIQEETLTDLAVATGGGYLAAVDTDIDDALRAEGYAREIVNRVQRLRRDAGLEVADRIRLGVAGPRELERAVSTHADYIAGETLAVEVRTGSAPRGGLNEAVVKIDDVEVLIGIGGVGEGAREG; encoded by the coding sequence ATGGCCTACCGGCCAATACCGGAGTCCGTACGCGGGCTCGAAACCGAAGTCCTCGCACGCTGGGAGGAAGAGGAGACCTTCGAGCGCAGCCTCGCGGCCCGGGCGGCTGCGCCCGATTTCGTGTTCTACGAGGGGCCGCCGACCGCGAACGCCGCTCCCGGCGTCCATCACATCCTTGCCCGCACGATCAAGGACGCGCTGGCGCGGTACCGCACCATGTCCGGTTACCACGTGCCGCGGAAGGCGGGCTGGGATACCCACGGGCTGCCGGTGGAACTCGAAGTCGAACGTACGCTCGGCATTTCCGGCAAGCCGGACATCGAGCGCTACGGGATCCGGAAGTTCAACGACGTGTGCCGGAACAACGTGTTCCGCTACCAGGACGCCTGGGAGCGGTTGTCCCGGGACATCGGCTACTGGCTGGACTACGGCGCACCCTACGTCACGTACTCGCCCGAGTTCATCGAGTCGGGCTGGTGGGCGCTCTCGGAGATCGAGAAGCAGGGCCTGCTGTACCGGGGATATCGCGTCATACCGACGTGTCCGCGCTGCGGCACGGGCCTCTCGAGCCACGAGGTGGCGCAGGGTTACCGGGACGTCACCGAGCCGGCCGTCTACATCAAGTTCCACCTCGTGGACGACCCGGACGACGCGCGAATCCTGAGCTGGACCACGACCCCGTGGACGCTTCCCGGCAACCTCGGCCTCGCGGTCGGGCCCGACATTCCGTATGCCCGCGTCCGCGTCCTGCCCGAGGGCGCGGACGGCGCCATGGCCCCCGCGCGGGCGCACGACGGGCCGGGCGGGGCCTCGCCCGGTGAAGTGCTCATCCTGGCCCGCGACCGCGTCTCCGAGGTTCTGCGGCACCCGTATGAGATCGTCGGGGAAATGCGCGGGGACGAACTCGCGGGGCGGAGCTACCTGCCCCTCTTCCCGGGCGCGGTGGACCGGGCCGGCTCCACCACGGCGTGGACGGTGCTCGAGGCGGACTTCGTCACGGTCGACGAAGGGACGGGTGTCGTCCACACGGCGGTGATGTACGGGGAGGACGACTTTCGGCTCGGCGAGGCCGCGGGGCTGCCGATGCAGCATACGGTCGGCGGGGACGGACGATTCCTCGACGCGGTGCCGGGCGGACTCGCCGGGATGCACGTCAAGGATCGGGAGACCGAGCGCGCGCTCCGCGACTGGACCGTCGCGCACGACCAGCTGTACGTGCGCGAGATGTACGAACACAGCTATCCGCACTGCTGGCGCTGCGACAGCGCGCTCCTCTACATGGCGCGCGATTCCTGGTATATCCGGACGACCGCGGTGAAGTCTCGCCTGCTCGAGCACAACGCGTCCATCGACTGGCATCCGCCCGAGACGGGATCCGGCCGCATGGGCGAGTGGCTGCAGAACAACATCGACTGGGCGCTCTCACGCGAGCGGTACTGGGGGACCCCTCTCCCCATCTGGCTCTGCTCCGAGGACTGCGGGCGACGGGAGGTGCTCGGCTCCTTCGCGGAGCTGGGGCGCCGCGCCGGCGGCCTCCCGGAGGACTTCGATCCCCATCGGCCGGGGATCGACGGATACGAGTGGAAGTGCGGCGTCGACGCGTGCGGCGGGACGATGCGGCGCGTGCCGGAGGTCGCCGACGCGTGGTTCGACTCCGGCTCCATGCCCTACGCCCAGTGGCACTATCCGTTCGAGAACCGCGACACCTTCGAGCGCTACTTCCCGGCCGACTACATCGCGGAGGGCGTGGACCAGACGCGCGGCTGGTTCTACTCCCTCCTCGCCCTCTCGACCATCCTCTTCGACCGCGCGCCGTTCCGGGCCGTCGTCGTCAACGACCAGGTGCTCGACGCCAAGGGGCGGAAGATGTCGAAGTCGCGCGGCAACGCGGTGGACCCGCGCGACGCCCTCGACAGCTACGGAGCCGACGTCACGCGCTTCTACTTCCTATCGGGGTCCAACCCGTGGGTGCCGAAGCGGTGGGACCCGTCGGCGCTGCGCGAGACCGACCGCAAGCTGTTCGCCACGCTCCGCCACACGTATCGCTTCTTCGCCCTCTACGCGAACGAGGAAGGGTGGTCCCACACCGCCTCCGCGCCGACCCCGGTCTCCGACCGAAGCGACCTCGACCGCTGGGTGCTCGCGCGCCTCGACCGGGTCGCGCGGATCGTGGGAGGGGCGCTCGACGCGTTCGATCTCACGGCCGGCGCGCGCGCCATCCAGGAGTTCGTGCTCGACGACGTGTCGAACTGGTACGTGCGCCGCAGCCGCGACCGCTTCTGGGCGACGCAGCCGGGGGCCGCGGCCGCGAGCGCCGACGCGTTCGCGACGCTGCACGAGTGTCTCGCCACTACCGCGCGGCTGCTCGCCCCGTACGCCCCGTTCATGTCCGATTGGCTGTATCGGGCGCTCACGGACGACACATCCGTCCACCTGGCGGACTTTCCGGAGCCGGCGGGACGTTCGGAGCCCGAACTCGAACAGGCAATGGAGGACGTGCGGCGGCTGGTGGCCCTGGGCCGCGCCGCGCGGGAAAAGGCGGGGGTCCGGATCCGGCAGCCGCTGCGCATGCTGCACGCCGTGCTGCCCGAGGGGCGGGCGCTTGCGGACCCCATGGCGGCACTGGCGATGGAAGAACTCAACGTAAAAAAGGTTGTGTCGCTGGAGGACAGTGAAGATCTTACCCGGCTGTACGCCAAGCCGCGGTTCGGGGTCCTGGGTCCGAAACACGGCGCGCGCACGCCGGCGGTCGCGGCCGGCATCGCGAACCTGGACGCTGCTGCCCTGAGAACGCTCAGGGACGGGGAACCGCTCGACATCGAGATCGGGGATGAACGGGTTCGGGTGACGCCCGAAGACCTCGTGATTCAGGAGGAGACGCTCACCGATCTCGCCGTGGCGACGGGGGGCGGTTACCTCGCCGCCGTGGACACCGATATCGATGATGCGTTGCGCGCCGAAGGTTACGCGCGGGAGATCGTGAACCGCGTGCAGCGGCTGCGGCGCGACGCGGGGCTCGAGGTCGCCGACCGCATCCGCCTCGGCGTGGCGGGTCCGCGGGAGCTGGAACGGGCCGTGTCGACACATGCGGACTACATTGCCGGCGAGACGCTGGCAGTGGAGGTGCGAACCGGGTCGGCCCCGCGGGGAGGCCTGAATGAAGCTGTGGTGAAGATCGACGACGTCGAGGTCCTCATCGGAATCGGCGGCGTCGGCGAAGGCGCCCGAGAAGGATGA
- a CDS encoding DivIVA domain-containing protein produces MIDLTPLDVRKKKDDFRRSVRGYDAQQVDAFLAVVADCLERHVREHVVLSDRIEQQKHQLESYRARERALNEALLAAQELREEARLQSERDATVRVREAEMRAEAVLSDAERAVRLCHDKVEDLKATRGRFLASLRKLFERFEEYLDFEDERFGDGASDVDRFIERLRGMSGGSEPVEPTRDGAPAAAGDASPPPPSISRVDVGGSGAAST; encoded by the coding sequence ATGATCGACCTGACGCCGTTGGACGTCCGCAAGAAGAAGGACGATTTCAGGCGTTCCGTGCGCGGGTACGATGCACAGCAGGTCGATGCGTTTCTGGCGGTTGTGGCGGACTGCCTCGAACGCCATGTGCGCGAGCACGTCGTGCTCAGCGACCGGATCGAGCAGCAGAAACACCAGTTGGAGAGCTACAGGGCTCGCGAGCGAGCCCTGAACGAAGCGCTCCTGGCCGCGCAGGAGTTGCGCGAGGAAGCCCGCCTGCAGTCCGAGCGCGATGCGACCGTGCGGGTCCGCGAGGCCGAGATGCGCGCGGAGGCGGTTCTCTCCGACGCGGAGCGAGCCGTCCGCCTCTGCCACGACAAGGTCGAAGACCTGAAGGCGACGCGGGGCCGCTTCCTCGCCTCCCTGCGAAAGCTGTTCGAGCGTTTCGAAGAGTACCTCGACTTCGAGGATGAACGGTTCGGGGATGGAGCGAGCGATGTCGATCGGTTCATCGAGCGGTTGCGGGGCATGAGCGGAGGCTCCGAGCCGGTCGAGCCGACCCGGGACGGGGCTCCCGCTGCGGCCGGGGACGCCTCCCCCCCGCCTCCATCGATTAGCCGGGTCGACGTCGGCGGTTCGGGCGCCGCGTCGACCTGA
- a CDS encoding YggS family pyridoxal phosphate-dependent enzyme: protein MTKDQVEARLARVTERIDAAARRAGRRASDVEILPVTKGHPARGIEILNALGVGRIGENRVPEAEAKRSELGPTPGVAWHLIGRLQRNKARRAVRLFDVVESVDSVRLAGTLSRIIGEERCGPIEVLVQVNTSGEAAKAGLGPDAAPDAVAEICELPGLRVAGLMTMAPFTGDEAVVRPAFRGAARLLERCRAEVPDFEGRALSMGMSNDFEIAIEEGSTRVRLGTVLLGER from the coding sequence GTGACGAAAGATCAGGTCGAGGCCCGGCTGGCCAGGGTGACCGAGCGCATCGACGCTGCGGCGAGGCGGGCCGGACGGCGTGCGAGCGACGTCGAGATCCTTCCCGTGACGAAGGGACATCCCGCCCGGGGAATCGAGATCTTGAACGCCCTGGGCGTGGGCCGGATCGGCGAAAACCGGGTGCCGGAGGCCGAGGCCAAGCGGTCGGAGCTGGGACCGACGCCCGGTGTCGCGTGGCACCTGATCGGCCGGCTGCAGCGCAACAAGGCGCGACGCGCGGTTCGGCTGTTCGATGTCGTGGAGTCCGTGGACAGCGTGCGGCTCGCGGGCACGCTGAGCCGGATCATCGGGGAGGAGCGGTGCGGACCGATCGAGGTGCTCGTGCAGGTGAACACGTCGGGGGAGGCTGCGAAGGCCGGCTTGGGTCCGGATGCCGCGCCCGATGCCGTCGCCGAGATCTGCGAGCTGCCGGGTCTGCGCGTGGCCGGACTGATGACGATGGCGCCCTTTACGGGGGACGAAGCCGTGGTGCGACCCGCGTTTCGAGGCGCCGCACGGCTGCTGGAGCGCTGCCGGGCGGAGGTTCCGGACTTTGAGGGCCGGGCGCTCTCGATGGGGATGAGCAACGATTTCGAGATCGCGATCGAGGAGGGGAGCACGCGGGTGCGGCTCGGCACGGTGCTACTGGGGGAACGATGA
- a CDS encoding energy transducer TonB gives MEETGIRLTANDQFKRASTNWTQIGLMVAVTLHFGLFVLVRPFEAADLGFVAEEIEAVALPPEVKIPPPPEQIARPATPRVASVDISEDITIAETTFESFTTDNALPPPPETGSPADRPSFIAYDTPPVMLNGGEIQQILEREYPRTLKDAGIGGRVELWLYVTEDGAVENFEVKTSSNNGLLDEAAGKVVQQMRFTPAKNRDKVTAVWVSQWVTFQVI, from the coding sequence ATGGAAGAGACCGGAATTCGGCTCACCGCGAACGATCAGTTCAAGCGAGCGAGCACCAACTGGACGCAGATCGGCCTCATGGTTGCCGTCACGCTCCACTTCGGGCTGTTTGTCCTCGTGCGCCCGTTCGAGGCCGCGGATCTCGGGTTCGTGGCCGAGGAGATCGAAGCCGTGGCGCTGCCGCCCGAGGTGAAGATCCCGCCGCCGCCGGAGCAGATCGCCCGTCCGGCCACGCCGCGGGTCGCTTCGGTCGACATCTCCGAGGACATCACGATCGCGGAAACGACGTTCGAGTCGTTCACGACGGACAACGCGCTGCCCCCGCCTCCCGAGACCGGGAGCCCGGCGGACCGGCCGTCCTTCATCGCGTACGATACGCCGCCCGTGATGCTGAACGGGGGTGAGATTCAGCAGATTCTGGAGCGGGAGTATCCGCGCACGCTGAAGGATGCCGGCATCGGCGGCCGCGTCGAACTCTGGCTCTACGTGACCGAGGATGGAGCCGTCGAGAACTTCGAGGTGAAGACCTCTTCCAATAACGGCCTGCTCGATGAGGCCGCGGGGAAGGTCGTGCAGCAGATGAGGTTCACGCCCGCGAAGAACCGTGACAAGGTCACGGCGGTCTGGGTCTCCCAGTGGGTGACGTTCCAGGTGATCTAG
- a CDS encoding biopolymer transporter ExbD encodes MAIKDSGFKKKSGSDGSIPTSSMADIAFLLLIFFMVTTVFRKDRNRQIEWTTAEATEKIDEKRQNILHLWVQRDGSVWINDVLTPFEDISETVRPIYAENRELVVAIRGDSEVPYQQINTITEELQASGAVRVTFATRLEQRAMRARR; translated from the coding sequence ATGGCCATCAAGGACAGCGGCTTCAAGAAAAAGTCCGGGTCGGACGGGTCGATCCCCACCTCATCCATGGCCGACATCGCGTTTCTCCTCCTCATCTTCTTCATGGTGACGACCGTCTTCCGGAAGGACCGGAACCGGCAGATCGAGTGGACGACCGCCGAAGCCACCGAGAAGATCGACGAGAAGCGGCAGAACATCCTCCATCTCTGGGTCCAGCGCGACGGTTCGGTCTGGATCAACGACGTGCTGACGCCGTTCGAGGACATCTCGGAAACGGTTCGGCCCATCTACGCGGAGAACCGGGAACTCGTGGTCGCGATTCGCGGCGACTCCGAGGTGCCCTATCAGCAGATCAATACGATCACGGAAGAACTGCAGGCGTCCGGCGCGGTCCGCGTCACCTTCGCCACGCGACTCGAGCAGCGCGCAATGCGGGCTCGGCGCTAG
- a CDS encoding biopolymer transporter ExbD gives MAIMKRKQKVSDEIPTSSMADIAFLLLVFFLTTTVFNEERGLPIVLPEQAEEQDVSGRNLIFFIVQPDGRVIVRRGESEQEQVVAHTQVANILRTELAGNENLIAAIQTHPEAPYRHMVNVLDEVKLAGAERISLQEMEN, from the coding sequence ATGGCGATCATGAAGCGCAAGCAGAAGGTGTCGGATGAGATCCCGACCTCTTCGATGGCGGACATCGCGTTCCTCCTCCTGGTCTTCTTCCTCACGACCACGGTGTTCAACGAGGAACGGGGACTCCCGATCGTGCTCCCGGAGCAGGCCGAGGAGCAGGATGTTTCGGGAAGGAACCTGATCTTCTTCATCGTGCAGCCGGACGGCCGCGTCATCGTGCGCCGGGGCGAGAGCGAGCAGGAACAGGTCGTGGCGCACACGCAGGTGGCGAACATCCTGCGCACCGAACTGGCGGGCAACGAGAATCTCATCGCCGCCATTCAGACCCACCCCGAAGCGCCCTACCGTCACATGGTCAACGTGCTCGATGAGGTGAAGCTGGCGGGCGCCGAGCGAATCTCGCTTCAGGAGATGGAGAACTAG
- a CDS encoding MotA/TolQ/ExbB proton channel family protein gives MGNQYELLTLFTDGGFMMYPLVLCSLIAIGVMLAKAWTLWIAHRDSRKLLDEIENLGVSGRLGEAITTAEETRGPVAAILLAGLRRLRDRGSDARSDGKDIQKAIATTGVIELDFLERGLTVLGTIANVAPMLGFLGTVIGMILAFQAIEIAGQVEPGLVAGGIKVALITTATGLSIAIPVNIGYNFFVTRIDRLILDMEEGAQEVLGLIWDLEDRRA, from the coding sequence ATGGGCAATCAGTACGAGCTGCTGACGCTGTTCACCGATGGCGGGTTCATGATGTACCCGCTTGTCCTCTGCTCGCTGATCGCGATCGGCGTGATGCTGGCCAAGGCGTGGACCCTCTGGATTGCCCACCGCGACTCCAGGAAGCTGCTTGACGAGATCGAGAACCTCGGAGTCAGCGGCCGCCTCGGTGAAGCGATTACGACGGCGGAAGAGACGCGGGGGCCGGTCGCGGCGATCCTCCTCGCCGGTCTGCGCCGGCTCCGCGACCGCGGCAGCGATGCGCGCTCCGACGGTAAGGACATCCAGAAGGCGATCGCGACGACGGGCGTGATCGAACTCGATTTCCTCGAACGCGGCCTGACCGTGCTGGGTACGATCGCCAACGTCGCCCCGATGCTGGGGTTCCTCGGAACCGTGATCGGGATGATTCTCGCCTTCCAGGCCATCGAGATCGCCGGACAGGTGGAGCCGGGACTCGTCGCCGGCGGCATCAAGGTGGCGCTCATCACGACCGCCACCGGCCTCTCGATCGCGATCCCCGTCAACATCGGCTACAACTTTTTCGTCACCCGCATCGATCGTCTCATCCTCGACATGGAGGAGGGGGCGCAGGAGGTGCTCGGGCTCATCTGGGACCTCGAGGACCGGCGCGCCTAG
- the cdaA gene encoding diadenylate cyclase CdaA: protein MGALWNYVGLLEIDLLDVFEITVVAVLIYRVLILWSGTRAFQMLFGLVLLVAVYAAAGWLSLDLIRSILSQAFTYGAFALIVVFHPELRNALARIGRSRVLSALTRLQERSEAVADEIAKAAAELSRTRTGAIIALERELSLEEYIEKTGTRLRADVSSSLLVSLFTPKSPLHDGAVIVRDGQIVAAGVHLPLTQYPLSDRTLGTRHRATLGLSEETDAYVVVVSEETSQISLARRGVLRRNLAAQQLRDHLAADVPAPELSRPGADRDVESADRPDGPQRFDEAPSVP from the coding sequence ATGGGCGCGCTCTGGAACTACGTGGGCCTACTCGAGATCGACCTCCTGGACGTCTTCGAGATCACCGTCGTGGCGGTCCTCATCTACCGGGTGCTCATCCTCTGGTCGGGCACCCGTGCGTTCCAGATGCTGTTCGGCCTCGTCCTTCTCGTCGCGGTGTACGCGGCGGCGGGATGGCTCAGCCTCGACCTCATCCGGTCGATCCTCTCGCAGGCCTTCACCTACGGCGCCTTCGCCCTCATCGTCGTCTTTCACCCCGAGCTGCGGAACGCGCTCGCCCGGATCGGCCGCAGCCGGGTGCTGAGCGCGCTGACCCGGCTTCAGGAGCGTAGCGAGGCGGTCGCGGACGAGATCGCGAAGGCGGCGGCCGAACTGTCCCGCACGCGGACGGGGGCGATCATCGCGCTCGAACGCGAACTGTCGCTCGAAGAGTACATCGAGAAGACCGGGACGCGCCTCCGGGCCGACGTATCGTCCAGCCTGCTCGTGTCGCTGTTCACGCCGAAGTCGCCCCTCCACGATGGGGCGGTCATTGTGCGCGACGGGCAGATCGTGGCCGCCGGCGTCCACCTGCCGCTCACGCAGTATCCTCTCAGCGACCGGACGCTGGGGACCCGGCACCGGGCGACGCTCGGCCTTTCGGAGGAGACCGACGCCTACGTCGTGGTCGTGTCCGAGGAGACGAGCCAGATTTCTCTCGCCCGTCGCGGTGTCCTGCGCCGGAACCTCGCGGCGCAGCAGCTCCGGGACCACCTGGCGGCGGACGTCCCGGCGCCCGAACTGAGCCGCCCCGGCGCGGATCGGGACGTGGAGTCGGCGGATCGGCCGGACGGGCCCCAGCGGTTTGACGAGGCTCCGTCCGTCCCCTAA
- the folP gene encoding dihydropteroate synthase: MSLSAVGSARAWRAGDRGISLESPVIAGILNVTPDSFSDGGRFEEPRKAIARGREIAEEGAAILDIGAESTRPGADPVPADEEWARLEPVLRGLRDLPIPISVDTHKLEVAERAVDAGAAAINDVTALRADPGLARLAARTGVGLVLMHMRGTPRTMQLDTAYGDVAAEVRGALANARRTALDAGCEPDRIAVDPGLGFGKSLEGNLELLARLDEIASLGAPVWVGPSRKSFLGALLDLGPAERVTASVAACLAAARRGADVLRVHDVRETRQALDVEHAIDAGRGGDVRDARTLVRPRAAGGGS, translated from the coding sequence ATGAGCCTCTCGGCGGTGGGGTCGGCGCGCGCCTGGCGGGCCGGCGATCGGGGGATCTCTCTTGAATCGCCCGTGATCGCGGGAATCCTGAACGTCACGCCCGATTCGTTCTCGGATGGGGGCCGGTTCGAGGAGCCTCGGAAGGCGATCGCGCGAGGCCGGGAGATCGCGGAAGAGGGAGCGGCGATCCTCGATATCGGGGCCGAGTCCACCCGCCCCGGCGCCGATCCGGTGCCGGCGGACGAGGAATGGGCCCGGCTCGAACCCGTGCTCCGCGGCCTGCGCGACCTCCCGATCCCCATCTCCGTGGACACGCACAAACTCGAGGTGGCGGAGCGGGCGGTGGACGCGGGCGCCGCGGCGATCAACGACGTGACGGCCCTGCGCGCCGATCCGGGGCTGGCGAGGCTCGCGGCCCGGACGGGCGTCGGACTCGTCCTCATGCACATGCGCGGCACGCCCCGCACCATGCAGCTCGACACCGCCTACGGCGACGTTGCGGCGGAGGTCCGCGGCGCGCTCGCCAACGCGCGGCGGACGGCGCTGGACGCGGGCTGCGAGCCGGACCGGATCGCGGTCGACCCGGGGCTTGGCTTCGGCAAGTCGCTGGAAGGCAATCTCGAACTGCTGGCCCGGCTCGACGAGATCGCGTCGCTCGGGGCGCCCGTGTGGGTCGGCCCGTCGCGCAAGTCCTTTCTCGGGGCGCTGCTCGATCTGGGGCCGGCCGAGCGCGTCACCGCCTCCGTGGCCGCGTGTCTGGCCGCGGCGCGGCGCGGCGCCGATGTGCTCCGGGTGCACGACGTCCGTGAGACGCGTCAGGCCCTCGACGTCGAGCACGCGATCGATGCCGGCCGCGGTGGCGACGTTCGCGACGCCCGCACGTTGGTCCGCCCGCGGGCGGCCGGAGGGGGCAGCTGA